Part of the Salmo trutta chromosome 5, fSalTru1.1, whole genome shotgun sequence genome is shown below.
cgatttttggatataaatatgaactttatcgaacaaaacatacatgtattgtgtaacatgaagtcctgagtgccatctgatgaagatcatcaaaggtagtgattaattttatctctatttctgctttttgtgactcctctctttggctggaaaatggctgtatgttttttgtgACTAGTTgttgacctaacataatcgtttggtgtgctttcgccgtaaagccttttttgaaatcggacactgtggttggattaacgagaagctTCTCTTTAGAATGGTGTATAATACtagtatgtttgaggaattttaattacgagatttctgttgtttgaatttggcgccctgcactttcactggctgttgtcaaatcaatccagTTGGCGGGATTAGAGCCCTAAGACGTTTTAAGGACATGGCCATACGCCTCATTGTTAATTGGAATCAACCTTTTCATACGTGTGGAAATGGGTTCAGTGGAACGGTTAGTTAGTATAGCAGAGGTGGGGACTGAGAGCATTGGTAAGATAGTTTCACAGAGGAAACAACACCCGCGCCAGTTATTTGGAATTACCAGATCACCTCTAATTACACTGGCTCTGCTTGTCTTTTGCCCTCCTCATAAaatacaacattccacaggcctgaTCTGTCTCTGTCATTGGTCTACCCATGGAACCAAACAACTCTCTCATGGATTTGGGTTTAGACAAAATGAACACCGCAGTTCTGTTCGGGGACACTTTTCTACCTAAGTCTCGAACAAACTTTACCCACGTGTTGACAGGGCCGGCTTCACCCACACAAACAAGTAGTGTGGATAGAGCCAACACAGTCAACCACCAACGACCACATGCTGTCGTCTTCCCTCTCTTATACCCCCTAAGGGTTTGTTTATTTACAACATAACCTTGCTGATCATGCAAAACAGTTGGTTCTTCAGGGCTTTGGTCTTGCCCTTCATTTTTTTCAAGTCTTTGGTCTCGACTCACATCTGCTTCTGCCTCTTGTTTCAGGCTGTGTCTGGCTCCATCATCTCCTGTGGGCTGAATACCTTCTGGCAGTGGGACAAGTAATGCCAGCCGGAACTTTCCTGAACTCTGACCTGCCATTGGTGTTGCCATGGTTACCTTGAATGGCCCCATCCATCTTGGCTGGTTCCATTTTCTCTTGTGGACCCAGATTTGGACCCAGTCTCCAATCTCCACAGGCAGGTAGTCGGGGTCCTCACCTGGTACCTCCTCCTGAGCTTTCCTAGTGTGAGAGTGGAGAGATCTGACAATAGTAGTTAGCTCTTTCATGTACTCCAAGTGTTCTATTTCAGCTAGAGTGAGGTCTATTTGTCTGTCAGTCATGGGTCTGTGTGCAGGAACATTCATGGGTCTTCCTGTCAACATTTCATGTGTTGTACACCCCAGGCCTTTATAACACTACTGCACATTttcattaacctgttatggatagggggcagtattttcacggccggataaaaaacgtacccgatttaatctgattattactcctgcccagaaactagaatatgcatatagttattagctttggatagaaaacactccaaagtttctaaaactgtttgaatggtgtctgtgagtataacagaactcatttggcaggccaaaacctgagaagattctgtacaggaagtaccctgtctgaccatttcttggccttcttgatcatctctatccaaaacaggggatctctgctgttacgtgacacttcctacggctcccatgggctctcagaaggcggcaaaaagcttaatggtggctttgcaggccctggctgaaaaacagtagcgcatttggatagtggtcaatctgagaacaatgagactgggggagcgtgcacgagaagagtccattttactttctctgtctttgaacgaaaacagggtttcccggtcggaatattatcgcttttctacgagaaaaattgcataaaaattgatggaatattttgacattttttgtcacgaaacacgccggGCACGTCACctttcgttacccttcggatagtgtcttgaacacacaacaaaacgccgctatttggatataactatggattatttggaaccaaaacaaaattgggtgatgaagtagaagtcctgggagtgcattctgacaaagaacagcaaaggtaatccaatttttcttatagtaaatctgagtttggtgagtaccaaacgtggtgggtgtcaaaatagctagcctgtgatggccgggctatttactcagaatattgcaaaatgtgctttcaccgaaaagctattttaaaatcggacaccgcgattgcataaaggagttctgtatctataattcttaaaataattgttatgtttttcgtgaatgtttatcgtgagtaatttagtatattcaccggaagtgttcggtgggaatgctagtcacttgctagtcacatgctaatgtaaaaagctgttttttttatataaatatgaacttgattgaacaaaacatgcatgtattgtataacataatgtcctaggagtgtcatctgatgaagatcatcaaaggttagtgctgcatttagctgtggttttggtttttgtgacattataatgctagcttgaaaaatgggtgtctgattatttctggctgggtactctgctgacataatctaatgttttgctttcgctgtaaagcctttttgaaatcggacagtgtggttagataaaggagagtcttgtcttttaaaatggtgtaaaatagtcatatgtttgaaaaatggaagtgttcggattttcgaggactttgtatttcgcgccacgcccatcattggatattggagcaggtgttccgctagcggaacgtctagatgtaagaggttttaactatcccaaagcctaggaccaagaggaaTGGAGAGGCAGCgtttagttactatggcccctgcctttggaatagcctgccagacaACCGGAAGGGGGCCGAAACTGTGAACATATTTAAATGGAAtcttaaaacacttttttttgcttAGCTTTTTTTAGTCTTTCAGTTTTAAATTGTTACACGTTAGTTTTTTATCTTCATGTTTCTTGTGTAGTATATATTTCAATTTGTATTAGCTTTTTCCGCATTGAATtgctgtcacgtctgctcccgctcttccctcccactggcgcttgagggcgccaggctgccctgcatcacgcactcctgctatccattacgcacacctgctttcCCTCGTCACGTGCATCAGCGTAATTGGACTCAACTGGACTCTTTCATcatctgtttatttcctcccctatattttttagttccccagctctgttccctgctgctgcCTTGTCTTTTGTTTGTATTACTATTTTATTGACACTGTTCCTGTCTCGTGCCATGTTCGTTATTCATTACATGTTTTACTCCCCATACCTGCTTCGTCTTTCCAGCGTCATTCCATGTGACAATTGCATTCATGTCTAAAATGTTctatataaataaagcttgatttgatatCAGTGATACAGAAAATCTTAAATAAGATTAAATACAATAATCATGAAAAACTGTTATTGATGAGAGAATTTAACTAGGACTATGAAATAATGAAAGATTTTTTTATGTTACTATTTTATAGCTTGATTAACACTCTGGGACATGGTAAAAATTCTACTTCCACAGAATATATATTTTCTTAATGCATTTTTGTGTTTTTAAGGAAAGGACACCTGCCTTTCTATTTAAAGCCTTTTGGAATCCACATTTTACACTGTTTTACACTGAATAAGAAGTGATTTTTCCTGAGACCAGAAAATGCACTACAATGTAGGAATGACCCAACTAGCAAATTGACAAACGTACCATTGTAACTCATTCGATGGCTGTAATGGGTTGTAATGGGTGTAATGGGTTGAATCAAGCAATATGACATACACTATTTATAAAGATCTGTGAGAATATGGATCAGCAATACTAACAGGTTCTTCTTAGCAGTAACACCAGTGAAGGCTGCATTCGTAGCTCATTACTATCAGACAGGAACAGACCAACACAGGACTCAGGAGTTAATACATGAGATTATCAGTGTATTGAGGATGGGGAATAAACTACAAATAATCATCATATAAACAAGCATACTGTATGTATTAGCAGACGTTTTACTACATTTTGACAATTTCAGCCTTGGTCAGGTTTTCAACATCAGTGAACACACAAGGTCTTGCACAGGGCACTGGTTGCATTATGTCTTTAAAACAGGAAGAATTAAAGAAGGAAGTAGTCAGTTGCCTGGGTGCCTTGGTCCCTGACACAGCAGTTTGCCCGTACAAACATAAATACTACCAGTCTTTTTCTCTCATCTACTCATGGCTCCACATCTCCTCCTTGTCATGCGCATCCTTTTCTTCCTCACTGGACTCTCAGGTAAGTGAGGGAAGACATTTTGTTGTTTGATATTATTAGTTCCTCCAAGTCAGATACTGAGACTGAGTACACGCTGAAAGTCATAACACTTGTAATGTTCTGTCTACTTTGCCCACAGACATTGTAGTCACATTATGGATTTCAGtattagggtggcaggtagcctagtggttacagtgttgggccagtaactgataggttgctagatcgaatccctagctgacaaggtaaaaatctgtcattctgcccctgaataaggcagtttacccactgttcctaggccgtcattgtaagtaaggatttgttcttaactgatttgcctagtttaataaaataaaggttacattttgtGGTCAGATGATCGATGAGTGCTGTATTCAATGATTTATCTTGTACTTTTcaacagtgtcacgtcctgaccatagtaagctgttattttctatggtagagtaggtcagggtttGACAGGGGgctttctagtttagtttttctatgttgtgatgttctagttttgtatttctatgttgggctttgtttggtatgatctccaattagaggcaagctggtcatcgttgtctctaattggaggtcatatttagttggtgtttgtcccacctgggtttgtgggagattaattttgagtagtgtatgtttcacctctgcgtcacagttagttgtttttgtcattcagtttatttatgtattgcaaagtttcacagtgtaaataaaatttggaacgacacacacgctgcactttggtccgcttctccttacctCAACCGTGACAAACAGTTCTACATTTATAGTTGTTGCAAATCACATTTAAATAAGACTTCAAGTAAAAGAGAATTAACATATTATTAAGAAATAGGAAATAAAAAGTTCCTGTGTCTATCAATATGAATTTTAACAAATGTGCTTGTAACTCATTTTGCGCAAACATTTTTGTGGGATTCAATGTACTACAGTAGATAAAGAACATCCAGTCAAGTGTTTTACTATATACTAATTTATTAAACAGAAATGTTAATTGAAACCAGAGATTGTCTCCATAGTTTAACGGTGTAGTAATTTCCATGTCAAAGCTACTTTAATTGTTGCCTCTGTACTCATGGCTGGACTTTGGCGTGACAACATCCGCACTTACATGTATCAATTACTGTCTGGTGTCACAAACACAATTTGTCAAATTTTTCTACAAAAGTCACAACTTCAAGAATTATGTCAAATTGTTTGGTTGATCATCTAATGGGACTTATGAGCAGCTGGATAAAATGAAAGTATTTACATCTGTTCTCTGTTgttgtgtctacagatacacagCTTGTGTCCACAGTGAGTCATGTGTCTGTGAAGAAAGGAGGCTTCATCACCATCCCATGTCTCTATGATCTAATATATAGAAACCATGTGAAATACTGGTGTAGGGGATATTATTGGTTAGTTTGCTCTACTGTAGTACACACTGACCATCAAAAGACCAGTGGAAATACTTCAATCTCTGATGACATCAACCAGCAAATCTTCACTGTGACCATGAGACGTCTTAGTTCTAGTGATTCTGAATATTACTGGTGTTTTGTGGAGAGGAAGAATGAGGCAGATGATGGGGTTGGACTGCAGATATCTGTTTCTCCAGGTAAGATCCAAACACTGCTGTGTCCATTAAACCAGAATTAATAGTAGTGCTCAGTAATGTCTCTTAAAGTAATGTCCCATAATAGTCGTGTTGATGAGTGTGTTACTTTTCCCTCTACAAAGCAGTCAGACATGTTTTCACCAAATGAAATCCATAGAGGATATTATATTGGTAGACTACATCTCTGTGCACTTCCTGGGTTAGGACAGACAATGTGTTTGATAGAATCACATGTTGCTGTATCATCAAACACACTGTCTGTTCTGTATGCTCTAGTATATAACTATTGTACATACTATTAGTGATTGAACCAGTGTTTCAACATACACTTTCTCAGTGTTATATGAATATCAATGATGACTAGGTAGtcaccaatatatatatattggtgtATTCTTTGTCAGACTCATCCAATCACAGCCTCTATCATTGTGTTCAGGTACTCCAGAACTCTATGTGGACCAACAAGAGCTGACTGGAGTTGTAGGAGGGAGTGTCACCGTGCGCTGTTACTCTAGTAAACTTGGAGGCAGCGGGAGGTGGTGCAGGATTggaggcttgtgtgtggctgtggGACATCCTGGGGCTTTAGATGGAACATTTGTGAAGTTAGTGCAGGAGCAGAGAGAAACCACCAAGGGTTATGTCTTAATGGTGACTATGAGTGGATTGATGATGGAGAACACTGGCTGGTACTGGTGTGAAAAGGGAGACCTACAGATGCCTGTTCATGTCACTGTCAATCAAGCAACCACAACACAGagcaccaccaccatcacaagtAAGTACAGAGCAATCCCATATAACCAAGTATGATTCTCTTTTTATTCatccatgtcacgccctgaccatagagagccctcagggttctctatggtgttttaggtcagggcgtgactagggggatttctagttagtttatttctatgttggtgtatgtgtatggttcccaattagacgcagctgaatatcgttacctataattggggatcatacttagtgtgtgctttttcccacctgcgatgtgggatattgttttgtgtgagtgccttTGTGTGCTACGTTTTGCACGATCggtatatctttgttgttttttggggggaagtTTCACGagcaataaaaatgtggaactctactcacgctgcgccttggtcaaaTTGTTTAAACGACGGTCGTGACAATCCAATGTTGTTAGAGATTAAGGAACATTGAAAGGCCTTTTCTGAAACAAAGTGGAAATCTGTTGACCACGCATTCTCTTGAGATTATCCTGTCAGTCATGATAAAGATCATTAAGAAAATGAAATGAAACTTTTTCATCATACCTACCAACCAGATTTTAAATGAATACTGATAATAAGAATTGGATTTTAATACATGTCACAAATTAGCTAAAATAGTGATTAGTTATAATCATCATCTGAATTACCTGGTTCAATTTATTTGAATGTCAATGATACACCAGTCAGTTTATTGGAGCTACTTTATCATTTCTGTCTCTCACAGCAACACAAACTCCGACCACTCACCAAACATCACTAATCAGTGCTGAGTCTATTACTTCTCAGCCCACAGTCACCCCTTCTGTTACTACAGACCAGAACAATGGGGGAACTGACGAGATGCAACAAGAGAAGAACCAGAGGTCAGTATTCAGTCTGCTGCATATCACTCACTTTAATAGCCATCCAAGCAGTTGGTTATACTGTAAGGGTGTGGGGCACCTGACTAGAAAGGCTGATAAGAGCAGAGACAGGTGTCTGGGTTAACAATAATACTTTTAATTCCCCAAATTACAAAGAAATCTGTATTTTTCATTTTCAGCTGTAGAGGagtgtatacaaaacaaaacacctTCCTTAAATGTTCTTGCTGAAACATTTACCACTTTCCCATGGTTCGATATCTTTGCGCTTGTCCTGTGACTTGCCTACAGGAGGCCTTTGGATGACTTTACAGCTAATTTTGACACGTGAAAACTAAGAAGTTGAGTGGTTAAGAAATAAATAGATATGCAAGAAGTATTCCGAAGaaggacagtacagtatggtagcTTATGTTACCTCTCTTGTTAAATACAGGAAGTGCCCCCTGGAcacctgtctctgtctgactgcaATTTTCATAATGACATGACAAAATAATTGTATTCTTCTACAGATTGGAACACACATTCTTCTACCTGGTGAAAGCTGGTAATGCAATGCTGTTCCTCCTGTGCACCATCGTTTCTGTGGTGAAATTCAGGAAAAACCAAGATCAAGATGATACCAAGGAtgcatagaaaccagagagttctttCTGGAGCAATCAAAGGGTCCAATTTACCAACAGTTTGCACGAAATGCAAAGTTACTCAAACATGCAGCTGCCAttagttttaaatgtatttttctttaTCGTAACCTTCATTTGACATTTTTGTATACCTTCAATATTTAATTCCCTCTGGGAGTAAGAGCTATACATCTTCAATCTTAGATCTACGTGCTGTATGCCATGCTGTAAATGTGGGTATCAGATTCTATTCCCAACAACACATAGTATTTTTCTATATCCAAAATGTGTCTAAATACCACACTTTACCAATAACAAATACTTGATGTGTGTACTTATCTGTACATTATGTTTGTTTCATTTTATTATAATTATTCTACTCAAATATGTATGTGTTGTGAAATGAAACTCTTGAACAATGTTTTGTTGTTGACTTACCTCTGGTGAATTACCTCTGGTTCaccattcctatggggaaaatTAATGGGAAAATAATAGGGTTTTGAAATAAAcactgaaaataaggtctgaggttaacgtCGGGTTATGAGatcttatatgttttgttctatgagataatattaGTCAGTTAACATGACTTTATGAAAAAAGAAAACTTTACGTGCTTTTTTTATGACATAAATCCTttaaaattcacaaaaagtgactttagctgatgaagattttctcatagaacaaaacgtataagatcttctaagcctgtgtttaccacagaacCTATAAAAACACATTTgcccataggctttgtccaacaaACCATGGCGGAGTTAGCACCTACAAAAATAtgccattactattgctctctattgGCCGTGTCTCTAATTATTATACATGCAAATAAACTAACTTGCTAATAtccgccttccctgtggctcagttggtagagcatggtgtttgcaacgccagcatggtctgtgcaacgccagggttgtgggttcgattcccacggggggccagtacaaaaaaaaaatatgcatgtattcactactgtaagtcgctctggataagagcgtctgctaaatgactaaactgtcTAAACTGTAACTAATAAACACAATTTGCCTCTTAAAACGGACCCTTTTCAATttctgcctaaaatgacatacccaaatctaactgtctgtagctcaggacctgaagcaaggatatgcatattattgatatttgaaaggaaacactttgaagtttgtggaaatgtgaaattcatttaggagaatataacacattagctctggtaaaatataaaacaaaagatgTTAACCACAAGAGGGCCAGCAGTgggtgtgcaaagtttcagactgaatgAGAGCTCTAcataatattttgtatcaagtctccCAGGTGTACGTCACAAGTTTTCCCACATGTACCCAAGtggccgaattggtcaattgatacattccCAAATACATAACTGTAGAGAACATACAGAAATGTTatggtaataaaacatttaagtttacacactcccaggaacgTCATACATGTtggatcattagcttccctacataaaagacactaaccttcacacatctagatggcagggtggggtgggtgtggagccagagagagcagaggggtcaGACTGGAGAAGCCAGGTCCTACGTTTGAATAGGTGGGGGATGGTGGAGTCTACCActattgaggatttttttttattcagttaGAACTCAAGTTTAGTATTACTTATttgatttaacttttattttagcAAGGGGTGAGCCCTGCATCAATCATTTAACGGATGAGCCCTTCATCAAACCTTTTACGGATGAGCCCTGTATTGGGAACACAATCAATATAATGAAATATGTGGACCAATAGACAATAAGACATAAAAAATGCACAGGCATAGAATGTCATAGCCAAAATAACATACACATAGGTTATACTAATATATTGTATCCCACAATAATGTAAGGAATGATCACCGTTACACACAGCTCAAGCATAATGGCTGCTTGTCAGACAAAGGGCATTCACATACTACAGGAAAGTTGGCTATCTAGCTAGATTTGTTTCAAAACGATAGGTGGTCATTGGACTAAGAGACTGTCAATCAAGTGAACACTGCCCATCTCATTGGTGCGTAATGATGTCTGTCCTTCGTGGACTAAAAGAGGTGTTGTGTAGCCAATTTGTAATGTGGAATGAAAGTTTGGTTGCCTTCCAGAGTGTCTGAGGATtgcacataaactgaaattgacTGGGTGAAACAAGTTTTAGCGGTCATATTTCATAGATTGTTTTGTTGCAAGTTGGAATTCATGCAAAACGTTGTATACAACATGGATCATGTTAGGATATAAACATTTATTTCATCAAACAAACTACACTACAATTTATCTCTGGGACcgtcaggatgacaaatcagagcaagattactgaatgtatgtatcaaaccagttgccttgTTGTTGTATCCTCTAACAATATCATGGTATTTTTTcagtgtaatagctactgtaaattggacactgcagttagatgaacaatagtttaagctttctgcccacaTAAGACATTTCaatgtcccggaaagttggctgttgtttacaacGTCATTCTATTCACATTATCGCATTTTGAACAACTACTGTCCCGATTTCAGGACACCGATCCAGTAGAGGTTTTAATGTTACATCTGCATTTAATAACCAGCAAAAGAACACTTTatcttacatacagtatatagtaaCTGTACCTATTAAGGCCTAATAAGCCTATTCCAAGTCACCTGCTGTTTTCCATGCCCTGGGTCAGTGAGAAGGTGTCTTTGAACAACTGACTCTGACTtagatcattttttattttttttattaacgcAGATCAAACAAAAATGTCCCTTCACTGCCAAGTGAGATTGTGAGATTGAGTCCTGCATGGCCTGAGATCAGCATAAAGGGGAACAGAAGGCACGTCCATGTTCCCGGGAGTCTAGGCTTCAGGAATAGCGTAGCTGACAGCCAAAACGGTTCAAAGGCTCAAGCCAAATTCAtaggaagaaaataaattcaacaTGCCACATTGTCTTcagaaaaaaattcaaaatattccattaccgtacttcgaagcatgtcaaacgctgtttaaaatacatttttatgcgatttttctcgtaaaatagcgataatattccaaccgggagacattgtatccgttcaaacactgaaataagaaaatggagtcatcacatgcacgcgcgcaccagtgtcattgttctcagaagtaccactctccaaaacccctactgtttttcgcccagactgcagagttatcattcaacgttctggccccttctgagagccaatgaaagccttagaaaattgcacgttacagcagagatcctgtattttcgataaagaggctacagaaggccaagaaatggtcagacagggcacttcccatatagaatcttctcaggttttggcctgccatatgagttctgttatactcacagacaccattcaaacagttttagaaagtttagggtgttttctatccaaatcgactaattatatgcatattctagtttcttggcaggagtaataaccagaatAAATCagatacgttttttatccggccgtgaaaatactgccccctatcccaaacaggttaaacaggtcaacattcacaaagccgctgggccagacggattaccaagacgtgtactcAAAGGGTGTgcgaccaactggcaagtgtcttcactgacattttcaacctctccctgactgagtctaataccaacatgttttaacctctctgggctaggtgggacgttagcatcccactctattcaatagccagtggaatcgcgtggcgcgaaatacaaatacctcaaaaatgctataacttcaatttctcaaacatatgactattttacaccatttgaaagataagactctcgttaatccaaccacgt
Proteins encoded:
- the LOC115193779 gene encoding polymeric immunoglobulin receptor; amino-acid sequence: MAPHLLLVMRILFFLTGLSDTQLVSTVSHVSVKKGGFITIPCLYDLIYRNHVKYWCRGYYWLVCSTVVHTDHQKTSGNTSISDDINQQIFTVTMRRLSSSDSEYYWCFVERKNEADDGVGLQISVSPGTPELYVDQQELTGVVGGSVTVRCYSSKLGGSGRWCRIGGLCVAVGHPGALDGTFVKLVQEQRETTKGYVLMVTMSGLMMENTGWYWCEKGDLQMPVHVTVNQATTTQSTTTITTTQTPTTHQTSLISAESITSQPTVTPSVTTDQNNGGTDEMQQEKNQRLEHTFFYLVKAGNAMLFLLCTIVSVVKFRKNQDQDDTKDA